One window of the Zea mays cultivar B73 chromosome 3, Zm-B73-REFERENCE-NAM-5.0, whole genome shotgun sequence genome contains the following:
- the LOC100193551 gene encoding Probable serine/threonine-protein kinase At1g54610 isoform 1 (isoform 1 is encoded by transcript variant 1), whose protein sequence is MGCVFGRAAASSSAAPKKKWGKGRSSPQPEAGSPSAVAATDGDGRPRRRLGGRRASGPRQGCVPAAAAAEQLAAGWPPWLVAVAGEALRGWAPRRADTFEKLNKIGSGTYSNVYRARDTVSGRIVALKKVRFDNLEPESVKFMAREILILRRLDHPNIIKLEGLVTSRMSCSLYLVFEYMEHDLAGLAASCDVKFTLPQIKCYIQQLLSGLEHCHDNNVLHRDIKGSNLLLDNNGILKIADFGLATFFDPRHKRPMTSRVVTLWYRPPELLLGATEYSVGVDLWSAGCILAELLYGKPIMPGRTEVEQLHKIFKLCGSPSEEYWKKSKLPHATIFKPQQPYKRCIRETFKDFPTSALPLVETLLAIDPAERQTASAALHSDFFSTEPYACNPSSLPTYPPSKEMDAKLRDEEARRLRAAAKAKGEQKRTRPRDRSRRAGPAPEANAEIQANLDQRRRMITHANAKSKSEKFPPPHQDGGTGNPLGSYHHMEPMFEHQDASFSTVVPIEKGTSQTWSGPLFDPAALGQSRRKKQTTLDAKAAAYSKQLQKEKGGIRAR, encoded by the exons ATGGGCTGCGTCTTCGGCCGGGCGGCTGCGTCGTCCTCTGCAGCGCCGAAGAAGAAGTGGGGCAAGGGGAGGTCGTCCCCGCAGCCCGAAGCGGGGTCGCCCTCCGCAGTCGCCGCCACCGACGGGGACGGGAGGCCGCGGCGGCGGCTCGGGGGCCGCAGGGCGTCGGGACCCAGGCAGGGTTGCGTCCCCGCTGCTGCCGCGGCGGAGCAGCTCGCCGCCGGTTGGCCACCGTGGCTCGTCGCAGTCGCCGGGGAGGCCCTCCGCGGCTGGGCGCCGCGCCGCGCCGACACGTTCGAGAAGCTTAATAAG ATAGGATCGGGCACGTACAGCAACGTGTACCGGGCGAGGGACACCGTCTCTGGCCGGATCGTCGCTCTTAAAAAGGTCCGCTTCGATAACCTCGAGCCAGAAAGCGTCAAGTTTATGGCCCGGGAAATACTGATCCTAAGGAGACTCGACCACCCCAACATCATCAAATTAGAGGGCTTGGTCACCTCCAGGATGTCATGCAGCCTTTACCTTGTCTTCGAGTACATGGAGCATGATCTTGCTGGTCTTGCGGCAAGTTGTGATGTCAAGTTCACGTTGCCTCAG ATAAAATGTTACATACAGCAGCTGTTGTCAGGGCTTGAGCATTGTCATGACAATAATGTATTGCACCGGGATATCAAGGGGTCAAACTTGTTGTTGGATAATAATGGGATTCTTAAGATTGCGGATTTTGGGCTGGCAACATTCTTTGATCCACGACATAAACGACCAATGACGAGCCGAGTGGTCACGCTATGGTACCGTCCACCAGAATTGTTACTTGGTGCCACTGAGTATAGTGTAGGTGTTGATTTGTGGAGTGCTGGATGCATTCTTGCAGAGCTCCTGTATGGAAAGCCCATAATGCCTGGGCGCACTGAG GTGGAACAGTTGCACAAGATTTTCAAGCTATGTGGTTCCCCTTCTGAGGAGTACTGGAAGAAGTCTAAATTGCCACACGCAACAATATTCAAACCTCAACAACCCTATAAACGTTGCATCAGGGAGACATTTAAAGATTTTCCTACATCGGCTCTGCCATTGGTTGAAACTCTGCTTGCAATTGATCCAGCTGAGCGACAAACTGCCTCAGCTGCATTACACAGTGAT TTTTTTTCAACCGAGCCTTATGCTTGTAACCCTTCAAGTCTGCCAACATATCCACCAAGCAAGGAGATGGATGCCAAGTTAAGAGACGAGGAGGCTAGAAG ACTACGAGCGGCTGCAAAGGCCAAGGGAGAACAGAAAAGGACTCGACCACGTGATCGATCTCGGAGGGCTGGACCAGCACCAGAAGCTAATGCAGAGATTCAAGCAAACTTAGAC CAGAGGCGACGAATGATAACTCATGCAAATGCAAAGAGTAAAAGTGAGAAGTTTCCTCCTCCGCATCAGGATGGAGGTACGGGTAATCCGCTTGGATCCTATCATCATATGGAGCCTATGTTCGAGCACCAGGATGCTTCCTTCAGTACAGTAGTCCCCATAGAGAAGGGGACCTCACAAACATGGTCCGGGCCGTTGTTTGATCCAGCAGCTCTCGGGCAGTCGAGGCGGAAGAAGCAAACTACCCTAGATGCTAAGGCTGCTGCTTACTCAAAGCAGCTCCAAAAGGAAAAGGGAGGGATACGAGCCCGATAA
- the LOC100193551 gene encoding Probable serine/threonine-protein kinase At1g54610 isoform 2 (isoform 2 is encoded by transcript variant 2), producing the protein MGCVFGRAAASSSAAPKKKWGKGRSSPQPEAGSPSAVAATDGDGRPRRRLGGRRASGPRQGCVPAAAAAEQLAAGWPPWLVAVAGEALRGWAPRRADTFEKLNKIGSGTYSNVYRARDTVSGRIVALKKVRFDNLEPESVKFMAREILILRRLDHPNIIKLEGLVTSRMSCSLYLVFEYMEHDLAGLAASCDVKFTLPQIKCYIQQLLSGLEHCHDNNVLHRDIKGSNLLLDNNGILKIADFGLATFFDPRHKRPMTSRVVTLWYRPPELLLGATEYSVGVDLWSAGCILAELLYGKPIMPGRTEVEQLHKIFKLCGSPSEEYWKKSKLPHATIFKPQQPYKRCIRETFKDFPTSALPLVETLLAIDPAERQTASAALHSDFFSTEPYACNPSSLPTYPPSKEMDAKLRDEEARRLRAAAKAKGEQKRTRPRDRSRRAGPAPEANAEIQANLDRRRMITHANAKSKSEKFPPPHQDGGTGNPLGSYHHMEPMFEHQDASFSTVVPIEKGTSQTWSGPLFDPAALGQSRRKKQTTLDAKAAAYSKQLQKEKGGIRAR; encoded by the exons ATGGGCTGCGTCTTCGGCCGGGCGGCTGCGTCGTCCTCTGCAGCGCCGAAGAAGAAGTGGGGCAAGGGGAGGTCGTCCCCGCAGCCCGAAGCGGGGTCGCCCTCCGCAGTCGCCGCCACCGACGGGGACGGGAGGCCGCGGCGGCGGCTCGGGGGCCGCAGGGCGTCGGGACCCAGGCAGGGTTGCGTCCCCGCTGCTGCCGCGGCGGAGCAGCTCGCCGCCGGTTGGCCACCGTGGCTCGTCGCAGTCGCCGGGGAGGCCCTCCGCGGCTGGGCGCCGCGCCGCGCCGACACGTTCGAGAAGCTTAATAAG ATAGGATCGGGCACGTACAGCAACGTGTACCGGGCGAGGGACACCGTCTCTGGCCGGATCGTCGCTCTTAAAAAGGTCCGCTTCGATAACCTCGAGCCAGAAAGCGTCAAGTTTATGGCCCGGGAAATACTGATCCTAAGGAGACTCGACCACCCCAACATCATCAAATTAGAGGGCTTGGTCACCTCCAGGATGTCATGCAGCCTTTACCTTGTCTTCGAGTACATGGAGCATGATCTTGCTGGTCTTGCGGCAAGTTGTGATGTCAAGTTCACGTTGCCTCAG ATAAAATGTTACATACAGCAGCTGTTGTCAGGGCTTGAGCATTGTCATGACAATAATGTATTGCACCGGGATATCAAGGGGTCAAACTTGTTGTTGGATAATAATGGGATTCTTAAGATTGCGGATTTTGGGCTGGCAACATTCTTTGATCCACGACATAAACGACCAATGACGAGCCGAGTGGTCACGCTATGGTACCGTCCACCAGAATTGTTACTTGGTGCCACTGAGTATAGTGTAGGTGTTGATTTGTGGAGTGCTGGATGCATTCTTGCAGAGCTCCTGTATGGAAAGCCCATAATGCCTGGGCGCACTGAG GTGGAACAGTTGCACAAGATTTTCAAGCTATGTGGTTCCCCTTCTGAGGAGTACTGGAAGAAGTCTAAATTGCCACACGCAACAATATTCAAACCTCAACAACCCTATAAACGTTGCATCAGGGAGACATTTAAAGATTTTCCTACATCGGCTCTGCCATTGGTTGAAACTCTGCTTGCAATTGATCCAGCTGAGCGACAAACTGCCTCAGCTGCATTACACAGTGAT TTTTTTTCAACCGAGCCTTATGCTTGTAACCCTTCAAGTCTGCCAACATATCCACCAAGCAAGGAGATGGATGCCAAGTTAAGAGACGAGGAGGCTAGAAG ACTACGAGCGGCTGCAAAGGCCAAGGGAGAACAGAAAAGGACTCGACCACGTGATCGATCTCGGAGGGCTGGACCAGCACCAGAAGCTAATGCAGAGATTCAAGCAAACTTAGAC AGGCGACGAATGATAACTCATGCAAATGCAAAGAGTAAAAGTGAGAAGTTTCCTCCTCCGCATCAGGATGGAGGTACGGGTAATCCGCTTGGATCCTATCATCATATGGAGCCTATGTTCGAGCACCAGGATGCTTCCTTCAGTACAGTAGTCCCCATAGAGAAGGGGACCTCACAAACATGGTCCGGGCCGTTGTTTGATCCAGCAGCTCTCGGGCAGTCGAGGCGGAAGAAGCAAACTACCCTAGATGCTAAGGCTGCTGCTTACTCAAAGCAGCTCCAAAAGGAAAAGGGAGGGATACGAGCCCGATAA